The following coding sequences are from one uncultured Methanobrevibacter sp. window:
- a CDS encoding GTP cyclohydrolase III, with protein MIQMTLIQIDNYGPWTVTPRPRTESDLQILQAELFADVQRQIAAKKGLVFFTRFDNLLAVTNGLNEEDHMRIQRSIRNRYPITISMGVGAAETAHEAQRLATIALQKEGGAQSSGRKEILAINNLIENPEDSFVQAAHIDINSVTETLTDIESAFDTSFMVNKAQHYLMTKLREKGALLFFIGGDNFMSPCNGLSEDDLTQILKEIDEEIGIGLKAGIGRADNMEDAAYMADIGLEIIRAGNNKDWIHVIEEL; from the coding sequence ATGATACAAATGACTTTGATACAAATCGATAATTATGGTCCATGGACAGTTACTCCAAGACCACGTACAGAATCTGACCTTCAAATTTTACAAGCAGAACTTTTTGCAGATGTGCAAAGACAAATAGCTGCTAAAAAAGGTTTAGTGTTCTTTACAAGATTTGATAATTTACTTGCAGTCACAAACGGTCTTAATGAAGAAGACCACATGAGAATTCAAAGATCTATTAGAAACAGATACCCAATTACAATCAGTATGGGTGTTGGAGCAGCAGAAACTGCACACGAAGCTCAAAGATTAGCAACCATTGCACTTCAAAAAGAAGGTGGAGCACAATCTTCAGGAAGAAAAGAAATCTTAGCAATAAACAATTTAATTGAAAACCCAGAAGACAGTTTCGTACAAGCTGCACATATTGACATCAACAGTGTAACTGAAACCTTAACTGATATTGAATCTGCTTTTGATACAAGCTTTATGGTAAACAAAGCACAACATTACTTAATGACTAAACTTAGAGAAAAAGGCGCATTATTATTCTTCATTGGTGGAGACAACTTTATGTCCCCATGTAATGGATTAAGTGAAGATGACCTCACCCAAATTCTCAAAGAGATTGATGAAGAAATTGGAATCGGCCTAAAAGCAGGTATCGGTAGAGCAGACAACATGGAAGATGCAGCATATATGGCAGACATCGGACTTGAAATAATTCGTGCAGGAAATAATAAAGATTGGATTCATGTAATAGAAGAACTTTAA
- a CDS encoding MJ0144 family RNA dihydrouridine synthase-like protein, translating to MAGITNAEFAMKLIPYGFDTVTIGGYNTDNESIDACERIIARGRKEFNYPKEEIYRVIENEVNTIKDNFDVSVSANLRGTTPDPLIEISKIANLDIIEINCHCRQEELVEACCGQAMLLRPDLEDYINEVVKKSQSQVSMKVRANVEGVDNLEIAKLAEDCGVDYLHIDAMKKGVRDADFDLIKQISDNTNIFIIGNNSINSIAQAEKMLKAGANGISIARAAIGGKLNFDLNDIKI from the coding sequence ATGGCGGGAATAACAAATGCAGAATTTGCAATGAAACTTATACCTTATGGATTTGACACAGTCACTATTGGAGGATACAATACTGACAATGAATCAATAGATGCCTGTGAAAGAATCATAGCCAGAGGCAGGAAAGAGTTCAATTACCCTAAAGAAGAGATTTACCGTGTAATTGAAAATGAGGTTAACACCATAAAAGACAATTTTGATGTAAGCGTAAGCGCTAACTTAAGAGGAACCACCCCAGATCCTCTTATTGAAATCAGCAAAATAGCAAATCTTGACATCATTGAAATCAATTGCCATTGCAGACAAGAGGAACTTGTTGAAGCCTGTTGCGGACAAGCAATGCTTTTAAGACCAGATTTGGAAGACTACATCAATGAAGTTGTCAAAAAATCCCAGTCCCAAGTATCCATGAAGGTGAGAGCCAATGTTGAAGGAGTGGACAACCTTGAAATAGCTAAACTAGCAGAGGATTGTGGAGTGGACTACTTGCACATAGATGCCATGAAAAAAGGGGTAAGGGATGCTGATTTTGATTTAATAAAACAAATATCAGATAATACCAACATCTTCATTATTGGAAACAATTCAATAAACTCCATTGCTCAAGCAGAGAAGATGTTAAAAGCAGGGGCAAATGGAATTTCAATAGCTAGAGCAGCAATTGGAGGAAAATTGAATTTTGATTTGAATGATATTAAAATCTAA
- a CDS encoding peptidoglycan-binding protein: protein MKKKYLFLALILLVSIISISAVSAADDSTRDISVADNNQEIILEESIPQNVLTNEEPPDILTNDANEEPALASKNDEPIVSSSGNAKVKENATAKKSSKNKVSFKTISKGSKDKVAVKKIQKALKRNGYYLSYKGHYLKVDGWFGYYTERSVKQFQKAKKLKVTGKVDEKTAEKLRIIDKSNAVIKFKDDKTFVREYNDGRAFEAKIVKKRNGKGIETLLSVDYLKKGKRIASEYYCTDDEGINYITPNDLEVGTCKAKIYCEDGGIKAQPKYKTIIIKKTSIRMKAADINLSGKQNIQLKANLRFKNDAEVDEGKVKFTVDGKSYIVKVQNGLAIKNLKIKSLKSNKYQVTFLGNKNIKAKTVTGKIAKKR, encoded by the coding sequence ATGAAGAAAAAATATCTATTTTTAGCACTGATATTGCTTGTTAGCATAATTTCCATCTCTGCAGTCAGTGCTGCAGATGACTCAACAAGAGATATTTCTGTTGCTGATAATAATCAGGAAATTATTTTAGAAGAAAGTATCCCACAGAACGTTTTAACAAATGAGGAACCGCCAGATATTTTAACAAATGATGCAAATGAAGAACCTGCTTTAGCAAGCAAGAATGATGAACCTATTGTCAGTTCATCAGGCAATGCAAAAGTGAAAGAAAATGCCACAGCTAAAAAAAGTTCTAAAAATAAAGTTTCTTTCAAAACCATATCCAAAGGCAGTAAGGATAAGGTTGCTGTTAAGAAAATCCAAAAGGCTTTGAAAAGGAATGGATACTACTTAAGTTATAAGGGCCACTACTTAAAGGTTGATGGCTGGTTCGGATATTATACAGAAAGATCAGTCAAGCAATTCCAGAAGGCCAAAAAACTGAAAGTGACTGGAAAAGTGGATGAGAAGACAGCTGAAAAGCTTAGGATAATCGACAAGTCAAATGCAGTAATCAAGTTTAAGGATGATAAGACCTTCGTAAGGGAGTATAATGATGGAAGAGCCTTTGAAGCAAAGATTGTTAAGAAAAGGAATGGAAAAGGAATAGAAACCTTACTTTCAGTTGATTATTTGAAGAAAGGAAAGAGAATAGCTTCCGAATATTATTGTACTGATGATGAGGGAATAAATTACATTACCCCTAACGATTTGGAAGTGGGAACATGTAAAGCAAAAATCTACTGTGAAGATGGCGGGATAAAGGCACAGCCTAAATACAAAACAATAATAATCAAGAAGACTTCAATTAGAATGAAAGCGGCAGATATCAACCTATCCGGCAAGCAAAATATACAGTTAAAAGCTAATTTAAGATTTAAAAACGATGCAGAAGTGGATGAAGGAAAAGTCAAGTTTACAGTAGATGGCAAGTCTTACATCGTTAAGGTTCAAAATGGACTGGCCATTAAAAATCTTAAGATTAAAAGTCTCAAGTCAAATAAATATCAAGTCACTTTCTTGGGAAACAAAAACATAAAAGCCAAGACAGTAACTGGAAAAATAGCTAAAAAAAGATAA
- a CDS encoding TfoX/Sxy family protein, with the protein MGELSKLPNIGNVLEKQLNDVGINTIDDLINLGSKEAWLKIKEIDDSACLNRLMAFEGAIQNIRWHSLSEEDKDDLRNFYNSQK; encoded by the coding sequence ATGGGTGAACTATCTAAATTACCGAATATTGGTAATGTGCTTGAAAAACAATTAAATGATGTCGGAATAAACACAATCGATGACTTGATTAATCTTGGCAGTAAAGAGGCATGGCTAAAAATTAAAGAAATAGATGATAGTGCATGTTTAAATAGATTAATGGCATTTGAAGGAGCCATACAAAATATTCGTTGGCATAGCTTATCTGAGGAAGATAAGGATGATTTAAGGAATTTTTATAATTCACAAAAATGA
- a CDS encoding DUF134 domain-containing protein — protein MVRPKIERRIVKKPEYDCLIHGDISREDDLESIKMNLDEFEAIRLGDYHNIKQKEAAELMGISQPTFHRIINSARKKTAMSLIEGKKIEINNEKFQAEEKVYICKDCGFQWNNPKKEYTNCPDCKSQNIEIIKNDLENKPSAPQIFNVPEASKYPLNERRSFGGSGSGRGPSKACECPNCGYIAPKIRGFPCRNIKCPECGTPLCGSNHKEN, from the coding sequence ATGGTTAGGCCAAAAATTGAACGTAGAATTGTGAAAAAACCAGAATATGATTGCCTAATTCATGGAGATATTTCAAGAGAAGATGACCTTGAAAGCATTAAAATGAATCTGGATGAATTCGAAGCAATCAGATTGGGAGATTATCACAATATAAAGCAAAAAGAGGCTGCAGAATTAATGGGAATATCACAGCCAACATTCCATAGAATCATTAACTCTGCTAGAAAAAAGACAGCAATGTCTTTAATTGAAGGCAAGAAAATTGAAATAAACAATGAAAAATTTCAAGCAGAAGAAAAGGTATATATCTGCAAGGATTGTGGATTTCAATGGAATAATCCCAAAAAGGAATACACAAACTGTCCTGACTGCAAGTCTCAAAACATTGAAATAATTAAAAATGATTTGGAAAACAAGCCATCTGCTCCGCAAATCTTCAATGTACCCGAAGCTTCAAAATATCCTTTGAATGAGAGACGTTCTTTTGGAGGTTCAGGAAGTGGAAGAGGACCATCAAAAGCATGCGAATGTCCGAACTGTGGTTACATAGCACCTAAGATTAGGGGATTCCCATGCAGAAACATAAAATGTCCTGAATGCGGAACACCATTATGCGGTTCAAATCATAAGGAAAACTAA
- the atwA gene encoding methyl coenzyme M reductase system, component A2 produces MSFITLKNINKSFNGEQVLKDINLTIEEGSTLGILGRSGSGKSVLINMLRGTKEYAPDSGQVLFDLAICENKKCLHVEPASKAGEKCPECGAELKAKEIDFWNADRLEKAAIRRRISIMLQRNFALYDEQSVIENVLNAMGDEGRYEEENIYNAIDLLEMVQMSHRVTHIARDLSGGEKQRVVLARQLAKNPMLLLADEPTGTLDPQTAEKLHQTLIEGVKNEGISMVITSHWPEVMNQLADDAIWLDKGEIIEHGHPDVIVPKFLETVPQAEQVEKVEHTEEIIRVKDIKKHYYSIERGVVKAVDGVSLTINQGEIYGIVGLSGSGKTTLTRMMIGLTEPSSGELEIKLGDDWIDMKKPGPLNRGRVTPYLGLLHQEYSLYPHRDILGNLTDAISLNLPAEFAKIKAAHILETVGFEKEKSMSILSKWQDELSGGERHRVALAQVLIKEPNIVVLDEPTGTMDPVTRIIVTNSILKARDELDQTFVIISHDMDFVLDVCDKASLMRGGKLLSTGTPEEIVAELTGEEKADMIKDH; encoded by the coding sequence ATGTCTTTCATAACTTTAAAAAATATTAATAAGTCATTTAATGGAGAACAAGTTCTTAAAGATATTAACTTAACAATAGAAGAAGGTTCTACATTAGGTATTCTCGGTAGAAGTGGTAGTGGAAAATCTGTTTTAATCAACATGCTAAGAGGTACTAAAGAATATGCTCCTGACAGTGGGCAAGTACTCTTTGACTTAGCAATCTGTGAAAATAAAAAATGCTTGCATGTTGAACCTGCTTCAAAAGCTGGCGAAAAATGTCCAGAATGTGGAGCTGAATTGAAAGCTAAGGAAATCGATTTCTGGAATGCTGACAGATTGGAAAAGGCAGCAATCAGAAGAAGAATTTCAATTATGCTTCAAAGAAACTTTGCATTGTACGATGAACAAAGCGTAATTGAAAACGTATTGAATGCAATGGGTGACGAAGGCAGATACGAAGAAGAGAATATTTACAACGCTATTGACTTATTGGAAATGGTTCAAATGAGTCACAGGGTTACTCATATTGCTCGTGACTTAAGTGGAGGAGAAAAACAAAGAGTTGTACTTGCAAGACAATTAGCTAAAAACCCAATGTTGCTTTTAGCTGACGAACCAACAGGTACTTTAGACCCACAAACTGCTGAAAAACTTCACCAAACCTTGATTGAAGGGGTAAAAAATGAAGGAATCAGTATGGTAATCACTTCCCACTGGCCAGAAGTTATGAATCAATTAGCTGACGATGCTATATGGTTAGACAAAGGGGAAATCATTGAACATGGTCATCCAGATGTCATAGTTCCAAAATTCCTTGAAACCGTTCCTCAAGCTGAACAAGTTGAAAAAGTTGAGCACACCGAAGAGATCATTAGAGTAAAAGACATTAAGAAGCACTACTATTCAATTGAAAGAGGAGTTGTTAAGGCTGTAGACGGTGTAAGTTTAACAATTAACCAAGGAGAAATTTATGGTATTGTTGGACTAAGTGGATCAGGAAAAACCACCTTAACCAGAATGATGATTGGATTGACTGAACCAAGTTCTGGAGAACTTGAAATCAAGTTAGGTGACGACTGGATTGACATGAAAAAACCAGGCCCATTAAACAGAGGCCGTGTAACTCCATACTTAGGTTTATTACACCAAGAATACTCATTATACCCTCACAGAGACATTTTAGGAAACTTAACTGACGCTATCAGTTTGAACTTGCCTGCAGAATTTGCAAAAATCAAGGCAGCGCACATCCTTGAAACCGTTGGTTTTGAAAAGGAAAAATCCATGAGCATCTTATCCAAATGGCAAGATGAGTTAAGTGGAGGGGAAAGACACAGAGTAGCTCTTGCACAAGTGTTAATCAAGGAACCTAACATTGTCGTATTGGATGAACCAACAGGTACAATGGACCCAGTTACAAGAATCATCGTAACCAATTCCATCTTAAAGGCAAGAGATGAATTGGATCAAACATTTGTAATTATTTCTCACGATATGGATTTCGTATTGGATGTTTGTGACAAGGCAAGCTTAATGAGAGGAGGAAAACTCCTCAGTACTGGAACTCCAGAAGAAATCGTTGCAGAATTAACTGGTGAAGAAAAAGCAGATATGATTAAAGATCACTAA